The DNA window CCCTCCGCCGGCATGCAATAGCTGCACCGCAGGTTGCAGCGGTCGGTCAGCGAGACCCGCAGATCGGTGGCGACCCGCCCATAGGTGTCCACCAACGGGCCGGCCGAGGGCGCATCCGTCGGGACGGCACGGTCACCGGCAGCGCCGTCGGCACGGCTCGGCACCGTCGGGACACCCAACGCTGTCAGGGTCATGCGGCCACCGGCGGCATGTAGTGGGGTGGCGAGCTGACCGGCACGATCTCCTTGCCCAGCGGCATCAATGACACCGGAATCAGTTTGAGGTTGGCCAGCGCCAGCGGAATGCCGACGATCGTGAGCGCCATCGCCGCCGCGCTGACCAGATGGCCGATCGCCAGCCAGACGCCGAACAGCACCACCCAGATGACGTTCCCGATCAGGGCGCCGGACCCCGCGGTCGGCTTGTCCACGATGGTGCGGCCGAACGGCCACAGGGCGTACGAGGCGATGCGCAGCGACGCGAAGCCAAACGGGATGGTAATGATGAGCACGAAGCTGATGAGCGCCGCAGCCAGGTATCCGACGGCCATCCACAGGCCGCCGAAGACTAGCCAGATGACGTT is part of the Mycobacterium mantenii genome and encodes:
- a CDS encoding YccF domain-containing protein, which codes for MRLILNVIWLVFGGLWMAVGYLAAALISFVLIITIPFGFASLRIASYALWPFGRTIVDKPTAGSGALIGNVIWVVLFGVWLAIGHLVSAAAMALTIVGIPLALANLKLIPVSLMPLGKEIVPVSSPPHYMPPVAA